One window from the genome of Mesoplodon densirostris isolate mMesDen1 chromosome 17, mMesDen1 primary haplotype, whole genome shotgun sequence encodes:
- the CPB2 gene encoding carboxypeptidase B2, giving the protein MKLYSFGVLVATILFCEQHAFAFQSGQVLSALPRTSRQVQILQNTTTTYEIVLWQPVTAEFITKNKEVHFFVNASDVSNVKAHLNESRIPFRVLLENVEDLIQQQTSNDTISPRASTSYYEQYHSLNEIYSWIEVMTEWYPDMVEKIHIGSSYEKYPLYVLKVSRKEQRPKIAMWIDCGIHAREWISPAFCLWFIGSVTRFYGKENLPTSLLRHMDFYVMPVVNVDGYDYTWKKNRMWRKNRSFHENNSCIGTDLNRNFASKHWCGEGASSFSCSETYCGLYPESEPEVKAVADFLRRNINHIKAYVSMHSYSQKIVFPYSYNRSKSKDHEELSLVASEAVHAIENTNKNTRYTHGSGSESLYLAPGGSDDWIHDLGIKYSFTIELRDTGRYGFLLPESYIKPTCTEAFAAVSKIAWHVIKNV; this is encoded by the exons tggCCAGGTTTTATCTGCTCTTCCTAGAACCTCCAGGCAAGTTCAAATTCTGCAGAATACTACTACAACATATGAG ATTGTCCTCTGGCAGCCAGTAACAGCTGAATTTATTACGAAGAACAAAGAAGTCCATTTTTTTGTGAATGCGTCTGATGTAAGCAACGTGAAAGCCCATTTAAATGAGAGCAGAATTCCGTTCAG GGTCCTGTTGGAAAATGTGGAAGATCTTATCCAGCAGCAGACTTCCAATGACACCATCAGCCCCCGGGCCTCCACCTCCTACTATGAGCAGTATCACTCACTAAATGAG ATCTATTCTTGGATAGAAGTTATGACTGAGTGGTATCCTGATATGGTTGAAAAAATCCACATTGGATCCTCATATGAGAAGTACCCACTTTATGTTTTAAAG GTTTCTAGAAAAGAACAAAGGCCCAAAATTGCCATGTGGATTGACTGTGGAATCCATGCCAGAGAGTGGATCTCTCCTGCTTTCTGCTTGTGGTTCATAGGCTCT GTAACTCGTTTCTATGGGAAAGAAAATCTGCCTACCAGTCTTCTGAGGCACATGGATTTCTATGTTATGCCGGTGGTTAACGTGGATGGTTATGACTACACATGGAAAAAG AATCGAATGTGGAGAAAGAACCGTTCTTTTCATGAAAACAATTCTTGCATCGGAACGGACCTGAACAGGAACTTTGCCTCCAAACACTGGTGTG GGGAAGGTGCCTCGAGTTTCTCATGCTCGGAAACCTACTGTGGACTCTACCCTGAGTCGGAACCAGAAGTGAAGGCAGTGGCTGATTTCTTGAGAAGAAATATCAACCACATTAAAGCTTACGTCAGCATGCATTCATACTCCCAGAAGATAGTGTTTCCGTATTCCTATAacagaagcaaaagcaaagacCACGAGGAACTA TCTCTAGTGGCCAGTGAAGCAGTCCATGCTATTGAGAATACTAATAAAAATACCAGATATACACATGGCAGTGGTTCAGAAAGTTTAT atcTAGCTCCTGGAGGTTCGGATGACTGGATCCATGACTTGGGCATCAAATATTCATTTACAATTGAACTTCGAGATACAGGCAGATACGGATTCTTGCTGCCAGAGAGTTACATCAAACCCACTTGTACAGAAGCTTTCGCTGCTGTCTCTAAAATAGCTTGGCATGTCATCAAGAATGTTTAA